The following coding sequences are from one Falco biarmicus isolate bFalBia1 chromosome 13 unlocalized genomic scaffold, bFalBia1.pri SUPER_13_unloc_1, whole genome shotgun sequence window:
- the LOC130143227 gene encoding hepatic lectin-like isoform X1, whose protein sequence is MDEEHLHNDLRVFKDRNFFQQKLRSFFTVYLLLALSFLLIIILFAVSLSRVSAISSKLDEVHPEQKQNFSSRDSLLFPCGPGSREWEYFDGKCYYFSLSRTSWHKAKAACEEMHSRLAVIDSYTKQNFIMFRTRNERFWIGLTDENSEGEWEWIDGTDYKTTFTFWKEGEPNNSGNNEDCAHLWMSGKWNDVYCTYECYYVCEKPLPP, encoded by the exons ATGGACGAGGAACATCTTCACAACGATCTGCGTGTTTTTAAAG acagaaaCTTCTTCCAGCAGAAGCTGAGATCCTTTTTCACCGTCTACTTGCTGCTGGCCCTCTCCTTCTTGCTGATCATCATCCTGTTCGCTGTGTCGCTCTCCAGAG TTTCAGCCATTTCTTCCAAACTGGATGAGGTGCACCCggaacagaaacagaatttctcCAGCAGGGATTCGCTCC TGTTTCCCTGCGGACCTGGATCCAGGGAATGGGAATACTTTGACGGAAAATGTTACTACTTCTCCCTAAGCAGAACAAGCTGGCACAAGGCGAAGGCTGCGTGCGAGGAGATGCACTCGCGGCTGGCTGTCATTGACAGCTACACCAAGCAg AATTTTATCATGTTCAGGACAAGGAATGAGCGTTTCTGGATCGGGCTGACGGATGAGAATTCGGAAGGGGAATGGGAATGGATCGACGGGACCGACTATAAAACCACGTTCAC attTTGGAAAGAGGGAGAACCCAACAACAGCGGGAACAACGAGGATTGTGCCCACCTCTGGATGTCGGGCAAGTGGAACGATGTCTACTGCACCTACGAGTGCTACTACGTCTGCGAGAAGCCTCTGCCCCCCTGA
- the LOC130143227 gene encoding hepatic lectin-like isoform X2 produces the protein MDEEHLHNDLRVFKDRNFFQQKLRSFFTVYLLLALSFLLIIILFAVSLSRVSAISSKLDEVHPEQKQNFSSRDSLQQAGTRRRLRARRCTRGWLSLTATPSRTRNERFWIGLTDENSEGEWEWIDGTDYKTTFTFWKEGEPNNSGNNEDCAHLWMSGKWNDVYCTYECYYVCEKPLPP, from the exons ATGGACGAGGAACATCTTCACAACGATCTGCGTGTTTTTAAAG acagaaaCTTCTTCCAGCAGAAGCTGAGATCCTTTTTCACCGTCTACTTGCTGCTGGCCCTCTCCTTCTTGCTGATCATCATCCTGTTCGCTGTGTCGCTCTCCAGAG TTTCAGCCATTTCTTCCAAACTGGATGAGGTGCACCCggaacagaaacagaatttctcCAGCAGGGATTCGCTCC AACAAGCTGGCACAAGGCGAAGGCTGCGTGCGAGGAGATGCACTCGCGGCTGGCTGTCATTGACAGCTACACCAAGCAg GACAAGGAATGAGCGTTTCTGGATCGGGCTGACGGATGAGAATTCGGAAGGGGAATGGGAATGGATCGACGGGACCGACTATAAAACCACGTTCAC attTTGGAAAGAGGGAGAACCCAACAACAGCGGGAACAACGAGGATTGTGCCCACCTCTGGATGTCGGGCAAGTGGAACGATGTCTACTGCACCTACGAGTGCTACTACGTCTGCGAGAAGCCTCTGCCCCCCTGA